From a single Bos mutus isolate GX-2022 unplaced genomic scaffold, NWIPB_WYAK_1.1 CTG1215, whole genome shotgun sequence genomic region:
- the LOC102279087 gene encoding LOW QUALITY PROTEIN: olfactory receptor 9K2 (The sequence of the model RefSeq protein was modified relative to this genomic sequence to represent the inferred CDS: inserted 2 bases in 2 codons), which produces MGDRGTSNYSEVTDFILVGFRVRSELHILLFLLFLLIYTMILLGNVGMMVIIMTDPXLNTPMYFFLGNLSFIDLFYSSVIAPKAMSNFWSESKSISFAGCISQFFLFALFIVTEGFILAIMAYDHFIAICNPLLYTVQMSTHLCVQLVAGSYFFGCISSVLQTSMTFTLSFCASRTIDHFYCDDRPLQKISCSDLYIHKLVFFFLCSIIILPTIIVIIVSYIYIVSTVLKICSTXGAKKAFSTCSSHLGVVSVLYGVVFFMYLTPDTFPELSKVASLCYTLVTAMLNPLIYSLRNKDVKEALRKSLEKRYFNSIFTVM; this is translated from the exons ATGGGTGACAGGGGAACAAGCAACTACTCAGAAGTGACTGACTTCATTCTTGTCGGCTTCAGGGTCCGCTCAGAACTTCACATTCTCCTCTTCCTGCTATTTCTGCTTATCTACACCATGATCCTTCTAGGAAATGTTGGCATGATGGTCATTATTATGACTGACC AGCTGAACACACCAATGTATTTTTTCCTAGGCAACCTCTCCTTCATTGATCTCTTCTATTCTTCTGTTATTGCACCCAAGGCTATGAGCAACTTCTGGTCTGAGAGCAAGTCCATCTCATTTGCAGGCTGTATTAGCCAGttctttctctttgctctctTCATTGTGACTGAAGGATTTATCCTGGCAATCATGGCTTATGACCACTTCATTGCCATCTGCAACCCACTCCTCTACACTGTCCAGATGTCAACACATCTCTGTGTTCAGTTGGTGGCTGGTTcctatttttttggctgcatcagctcAGTTCTTCAAACCAGCATGACATTTACTTTATCCTTTTGTGCATCTCGAACCATTGACCATTTTTACTGTGATGACCGTCCACTTCAGAAGATTTCTTGTTCTGATCTCTATATTCataagttggttttttttttcttatgcagCATTATCATTTTGCCTACCATAATTGTCATTAttgtgtc atatatatatattgtatccACAGTTCTAAAAATATGCTCCA GAGGTGCAAAGAAAGCCTTCTCCACTTGCAGCTCTCACCTAGGAGTCGTGAGTGTACTCTATGGTGTTGTATTTTTTATGTATCTCACTCCTGATACATTTCCTGAGCTCAGTAAAGTGGCTTCCTTATGTTACACCCTAGTCACTGCTATGTTGAACCCTTTGATTTACTCTCTGAGGAACAAAGATGTCAAAGAAGCTCTGAGAAAGAGCCTAGAGAAAAGAtactttaattctatttttacagTGATGTAA